The Desmodus rotundus isolate HL8 chromosome 3, HLdesRot8A.1, whole genome shotgun sequence genome includes a region encoding these proteins:
- the CALML6 gene encoding calmodulin-like protein 6 isoform X2, which produces MWLQILQRPGQHSRVRGQAMAHLLRLIRWPQAGAAALATQRTAPRPATDMTERLTAAQVTEYKGVFEMFDEEGNGEVKTAELERLMSLLGINPTKSELTSMAKDVDRDNKGFFNCDSFLALMGIYWEKAQNQEGELRAAFRVFDKEGKGYIDWDTLKYVLMNAGEPLNEVEAEQMMKEADKDGDGTIDYEEFVAMMTGESFKLVQ; this is translated from the exons ATGTGGCTTCAGAtactccagaggccaggccagcACAGCAGGGTGAGGGGACAAGCCATGGCTCACCTGCTCAGACTCATCAGGTGGCCACAGGCTGgggcag CAGCTCTAGCAACACAGCGCACTGCCCCTCGGCCAGCCACAGACATG ACGGAGCGCCTGACGGCTGCGCAGGTCACAGAGTACAAGGGGGTCTTCGAGATGTTTGACGAGGAGGGCAACGGGGAGGTGAAGACGGCCGAGCTGGAGAGGCTCATGAGCCTGCTGGGCATCAACCCCACCAAGAGCGAGCTGACCTCCATGGCCAAGGACGTGGACCGAGACA ACAAAGGGTTCTTCAACTGTGACAGCTTCCTGGCCCTGATGGGGATTTACTGGGAGAAGGCCCAGAACCAGGAGGGCGAGCTGCGGGCAGCTTTCCGAGTCTTCGACAAGGAGGGCAAGGGCTACATCGACTGGGACACACTCAA GTATGTGCTCATGAATGCAGGTGAGCCCCTCAATGAGGTAGAAGCGGAGCAGATGATGAAGGAGGCAGACAAGGATGGGGACGGGACCATCGACTACGAGG AGTTCGTGGCCATGATGACCGGAGAGTCCTTCAAGCTAGTTCAGTAG
- the CALML6 gene encoding calmodulin-like protein 6 isoform X3, with amino-acid sequence MWLQILQRPGQHSRVRGQAMAHLLRLIRWPQAGAALATQRTAPRPATDMTERLTAAQVTEYKGVFEMFDEEGNGEVKTAELERLMSLLGINPTKSELTSMAKDVDRDNKGFFNCDSFLALMGIYWEKAQNQEGELRAAFRVFDKEGKGYIDWDTLKYVLMNAGEPLNEVEAEQMMKEADKDGDGTIDYEEFVAMMTGESFKLVQ; translated from the exons ATGTGGCTTCAGAtactccagaggccaggccagcACAGCAGGGTGAGGGGACAAGCCATGGCTCACCTGCTCAGACTCATCAGGTGGCCACAGGCTGgggcag CTCTAGCAACACAGCGCACTGCCCCTCGGCCAGCCACAGACATG ACGGAGCGCCTGACGGCTGCGCAGGTCACAGAGTACAAGGGGGTCTTCGAGATGTTTGACGAGGAGGGCAACGGGGAGGTGAAGACGGCCGAGCTGGAGAGGCTCATGAGCCTGCTGGGCATCAACCCCACCAAGAGCGAGCTGACCTCCATGGCCAAGGACGTGGACCGAGACA ACAAAGGGTTCTTCAACTGTGACAGCTTCCTGGCCCTGATGGGGATTTACTGGGAGAAGGCCCAGAACCAGGAGGGCGAGCTGCGGGCAGCTTTCCGAGTCTTCGACAAGGAGGGCAAGGGCTACATCGACTGGGACACACTCAA GTATGTGCTCATGAATGCAGGTGAGCCCCTCAATGAGGTAGAAGCGGAGCAGATGATGAAGGAGGCAGACAAGGATGGGGACGGGACCATCGACTACGAGG AGTTCGTGGCCATGATGACCGGAGAGTCCTTCAAGCTAGTTCAGTAG
- the CALML6 gene encoding calmodulin-like protein 6 isoform X1, protein MWLQILQRPGQHSRVRGQAMAHLLRLIRWPQAGAAAWQSSAPPSGPTTCCPCSGAAPGWGRLFKPQALKGVLCPVPCLGSRTSPGRRAEGPCEAGWRVPTAPQTERLTAAQVTEYKGVFEMFDEEGNGEVKTAELERLMSLLGINPTKSELTSMAKDVDRDNKGFFNCDSFLALMGIYWEKAQNQEGELRAAFRVFDKEGKGYIDWDTLKYVLMNAGEPLNEVEAEQMMKEADKDGDGTIDYEEFVAMMTGESFKLVQ, encoded by the exons ATGTGGCTTCAGAtactccagaggccaggccagcACAGCAGGGTGAGGGGACAAGCCATGGCTCACCTGCTCAGACTCATCAGGTGGCCACAGGCTGgggcag CTGCCTGGCAGAGCTCCGCTCCTCCCTCAGGCCCCACCACGTGCTGCCCTTGCTCTGGAGCTGCCCCGGGTTGGGGCCGCCTTTTTAAACCACAAGCTCTGAAGGGCGTGTtgtgccctgtgccctgcctggggtctCGAACATCCCCGGGACGGAGGGCAGAGGGCCCCTGTGAAGCTGGCTGGCGTGTCCCCACGGCCCCGCAGACGGAGCGCCTGACGGCTGCGCAGGTCACAGAGTACAAGGGGGTCTTCGAGATGTTTGACGAGGAGGGCAACGGGGAGGTGAAGACGGCCGAGCTGGAGAGGCTCATGAGCCTGCTGGGCATCAACCCCACCAAGAGCGAGCTGACCTCCATGGCCAAGGACGTGGACCGAGACA ACAAAGGGTTCTTCAACTGTGACAGCTTCCTGGCCCTGATGGGGATTTACTGGGAGAAGGCCCAGAACCAGGAGGGCGAGCTGCGGGCAGCTTTCCGAGTCTTCGACAAGGAGGGCAAGGGCTACATCGACTGGGACACACTCAA GTATGTGCTCATGAATGCAGGTGAGCCCCTCAATGAGGTAGAAGCGGAGCAGATGATGAAGGAGGCAGACAAGGATGGGGACGGGACCATCGACTACGAGG AGTTCGTGGCCATGATGACCGGAGAGTCCTTCAAGCTAGTTCAGTAG
- the CALML6 gene encoding calmodulin-like protein 6 isoform X4, producing the protein MWLQILQRPGQHSRTERLTAAQVTEYKGVFEMFDEEGNGEVKTAELERLMSLLGINPTKSELTSMAKDVDRDNKGFFNCDSFLALMGIYWEKAQNQEGELRAAFRVFDKEGKGYIDWDTLKYVLMNAGEPLNEVEAEQMMKEADKDGDGTIDYEEFVAMMTGESFKLVQ; encoded by the exons ATGTGGCTTCAGAtactccagaggccaggccagcACAGCAGG ACGGAGCGCCTGACGGCTGCGCAGGTCACAGAGTACAAGGGGGTCTTCGAGATGTTTGACGAGGAGGGCAACGGGGAGGTGAAGACGGCCGAGCTGGAGAGGCTCATGAGCCTGCTGGGCATCAACCCCACCAAGAGCGAGCTGACCTCCATGGCCAAGGACGTGGACCGAGACA ACAAAGGGTTCTTCAACTGTGACAGCTTCCTGGCCCTGATGGGGATTTACTGGGAGAAGGCCCAGAACCAGGAGGGCGAGCTGCGGGCAGCTTTCCGAGTCTTCGACAAGGAGGGCAAGGGCTACATCGACTGGGACACACTCAA GTATGTGCTCATGAATGCAGGTGAGCCCCTCAATGAGGTAGAAGCGGAGCAGATGATGAAGGAGGCAGACAAGGATGGGGACGGGACCATCGACTACGAGG AGTTCGTGGCCATGATGACCGGAGAGTCCTTCAAGCTAGTTCAGTAG
- the TMEM52 gene encoding transmembrane protein 52 isoform X1: MSAGPSASRGLLPPLLLLLPLLPLPQVTLSFSDRSCDASDHSRCCGPRRCPPQARWSSLWHVGLILLAVLLLLLCGVTASCVRFCCLRKRAHAQPHLPSRPQPCDLTFIPVDSDSPVHSTVTCECLRTWPGRPPACRGQGAGSAGGQTHPRKHSLAPGSLQLCAVPAGRAAAPALRGAGPRLHEPPCLQPPRPRTASLLRRSCQDGQTRAGRGAPPVA, translated from the exons ATGTCCGCGGGGCCGTCCGCCTCCCGCGGGCTcctgccgccgctgctgctgctgctgccgctccTGCCACTGCCGCAG GTGACTCTGAGCTTCTCCGACCGCAGCTGCGATGCCTCTGACCA CTCCAGGTGCTGTGGTCCCCGCAGGTGCCCGCCCCAGGCCCGCTGGAGCAGCTTGTGGCACGTGGG GCTTATCCTGCTTGctgtcctgctgctgctgctgtgtggggTCACAGCCAGCTGCGTCCGGTTCTGCTGCCTTCGGAAGCGGGCACATGCCCAGCCGCACCTGCCGTCAAGGCCTCAGCCCTGTGACCTGACGTTCATCCCTGTGGACAGCGACAGCCCCGTGCACAGCACTGTGACCTGTGAGTGCTTGCGCACCTGGCCGGGCCGCCCACCTGCCTGCAGGGGCCAGGGTGCGGGGAGCGCGGGGGGCCAGACCCATCCCCGCAAACACAGCCTGGCTCCCGGCAGCCTACAGCTCTGTGCAGTGCCCGCTGGGCGTGCGGCTGCCCCTGCCCTTCGGGGAGCTGGACCTCGGCTCCATGAGCCCCCCTGCCTACAGCCTCCACGCCCTCGAACTGCCTCCCTCCTACGACGAAGCTGTCAAGATGGCCAAACCCGGGCAGGGAGAGGCGCCCCCCCAGTAGCCTAG
- the TMEM52 gene encoding transmembrane protein 52 isoform X2 — MSAGPSASRGLLPPLLLLLPLLPLPQVTLSFSDRSCDASDQCPPQARWSSLWHVGLILLAVLLLLLCGVTASCVRFCCLRKRAHAQPHLPSRPQPCDLTFIPVDSDSPVHSTVTCECLRTWPGRPPACRGQGAGSAGGQTHPRKHSLAPGSLQLCAVPAGRAAAPALRGAGPRLHEPPCLQPPRPRTASLLRRSCQDGQTRAGRGAPPVA, encoded by the exons ATGTCCGCGGGGCCGTCCGCCTCCCGCGGGCTcctgccgccgctgctgctgctgctgccgctccTGCCACTGCCGCAG GTGACTCTGAGCTTCTCCGACCGCAGCTGCGATGCCTCTGACCA GTGCCCGCCCCAGGCCCGCTGGAGCAGCTTGTGGCACGTGGG GCTTATCCTGCTTGctgtcctgctgctgctgctgtgtggggTCACAGCCAGCTGCGTCCGGTTCTGCTGCCTTCGGAAGCGGGCACATGCCCAGCCGCACCTGCCGTCAAGGCCTCAGCCCTGTGACCTGACGTTCATCCCTGTGGACAGCGACAGCCCCGTGCACAGCACTGTGACCTGTGAGTGCTTGCGCACCTGGCCGGGCCGCCCACCTGCCTGCAGGGGCCAGGGTGCGGGGAGCGCGGGGGGCCAGACCCATCCCCGCAAACACAGCCTGGCTCCCGGCAGCCTACAGCTCTGTGCAGTGCCCGCTGGGCGTGCGGCTGCCCCTGCCCTTCGGGGAGCTGGACCTCGGCTCCATGAGCCCCCCTGCCTACAGCCTCCACGCCCTCGAACTGCCTCCCTCCTACGACGAAGCTGTCAAGATGGCCAAACCCGGGCAGGGAGAGGCGCCCCCCCAGTAGCCTAG
- the TMEM52 gene encoding transmembrane protein 52 isoform X4, whose amino-acid sequence MSAGPSASRGLLPPLLLLLPLLPLPQVTLSFSDRSCDASDQCPPQARWSSLWHVGLILLAVLLLLLCGVTASCVRFCCLRKRAHAQPHLPSRPQPCDLTFIPVDSDSPVHSTVTSYSSVQCPLGVRLPLPFGELDLGSMSPPAYSLHALELPPSYDEAVKMAKPGQGEAPPQ is encoded by the exons ATGTCCGCGGGGCCGTCCGCCTCCCGCGGGCTcctgccgccgctgctgctgctgctgccgctccTGCCACTGCCGCAG GTGACTCTGAGCTTCTCCGACCGCAGCTGCGATGCCTCTGACCA GTGCCCGCCCCAGGCCCGCTGGAGCAGCTTGTGGCACGTGGG GCTTATCCTGCTTGctgtcctgctgctgctgctgtgtggggTCACAGCCAGCTGCGTCCGGTTCTGCTGCCTTCGGAAGCGGGCACATGCCCAGCCGCACCTGCCGTCAAGGCCTCAGCCCTGTGACCTGACGTTCATCCCTGTGGACAGCGACAGCCCCGTGCACAGCACTGTGACCT CCTACAGCTCTGTGCAGTGCCCGCTGGGCGTGCGGCTGCCCCTGCCCTTCGGGGAGCTGGACCTCGGCTCCATGAGCCCCCCTGCCTACAGCCTCCACGCCCTCGAACTGCCTCCCTCCTACGACGAAGCTGTCAAGATGGCCAAACCCGGGCAGGGAGAGGCGCCCCCCCAGTAG
- the TMEM52 gene encoding transmembrane protein 52 isoform X3: MSAGPSASRGLLPPLLLLLPLLPLPQVTLSFSDRSCDASDHSRCCGPRRCPPQARWSSLWHVGLILLAVLLLLLCGVTASCVRFCCLRKRAHAQPHLPSRPQPCDLTFIPVDSDSPVHSTVTSYSSVQCPLGVRLPLPFGELDLGSMSPPAYSLHALELPPSYDEAVKMAKPGQGEAPPQ, from the exons ATGTCCGCGGGGCCGTCCGCCTCCCGCGGGCTcctgccgccgctgctgctgctgctgccgctccTGCCACTGCCGCAG GTGACTCTGAGCTTCTCCGACCGCAGCTGCGATGCCTCTGACCA CTCCAGGTGCTGTGGTCCCCGCAGGTGCCCGCCCCAGGCCCGCTGGAGCAGCTTGTGGCACGTGGG GCTTATCCTGCTTGctgtcctgctgctgctgctgtgtggggTCACAGCCAGCTGCGTCCGGTTCTGCTGCCTTCGGAAGCGGGCACATGCCCAGCCGCACCTGCCGTCAAGGCCTCAGCCCTGTGACCTGACGTTCATCCCTGTGGACAGCGACAGCCCCGTGCACAGCACTGTGACCT CCTACAGCTCTGTGCAGTGCCCGCTGGGCGTGCGGCTGCCCCTGCCCTTCGGGGAGCTGGACCTCGGCTCCATGAGCCCCCCTGCCTACAGCCTCCACGCCCTCGAACTGCCTCCCTCCTACGACGAAGCTGTCAAGATGGCCAAACCCGGGCAGGGAGAGGCGCCCCCCCAGTAG
- the LOC112299437 gene encoding ubiquitin-conjugating enzyme E2 variant 1-like: MWVWGAANGRSSRTPPTRDLACNPIYENRVYGIECGPKHPEAAPSVGFVAKVGRNGVNSSSGAVGPRAASVPARVELPEHQAVLPELRGLMASKENVQPPRPPEAQRHSVNQRMTRGPPQLSSFSTAENFLGTSCRPQSAAKEAPTQRQFIFRYCK, encoded by the exons atgtgggtgtggggggcgGCCAATGGACGttcctctcgcacgcccccaaccagagacctggcctgtaacccca TTTATGAAAACCGAGTGTACGGAATAGAATGTGGACCTAAACACCCAGAAGCAGCCCCCTCTGTGGGATTTGTAGCAAAGGTTGGTAGGAATGGAGTTAACAGCTCCAGTGGAGCGGTGGGCCCAAGAGCCGCGTCAGTGCCAGCAAGGGTGGAACTCCCAGAGCATCAGGCCGTCCTGCCGGAGCTCCGGGGCCTGATGGCATCTAAAGAAAACGTGCAGCCCCCTCGGCCACCGGAAGCGCAGCGTCACAGCGTTAATCAAAGGATGACTAGAGGCCCCCCCCAACTGTCTTCATTTTCCACAGCGGAGAATTTCCTGGGCACGTCTTGTAGACCTCAAAGCGCTGCAAAGGAAGCTCCCACGCAAAGGCAATTTATCTTCAGATACTGTAAATGA